A window of the Carassius carassius chromosome 36, fCarCar2.1, whole genome shotgun sequence genome harbors these coding sequences:
- the LOC132117207 gene encoding nectin-1-like isoform X1, whose protein sequence is MMFMKLLLPLMSIVLIRGVHGQMVQMDSSKSGFVGSQVELRCQFVNSNPPVKISQVTWQKLVNGTKQNVAIANPALGVSVLSPFRERVRFKNPAIRQRTPSLEDTTIVFNKLKLSDESTYICEYTTFPAGNRESMVNLTVYARPMIQMSLSTPSIVAGTKDLKMTVATCVSANGKPPSVITWETDLDGESNTQEIRNPDGTVTVRSDYLVVPSREIHQQLLTCVSTYKDEQYTDSVTLNIQYEPEVIIEGFDGNWYLNRENVQLTCLADANPPISLFQWRYLNGTMPSTAELRDDVLIFKGPVTYDIAGTYVCDASNSIGTGSASVEVIVTEFPSNPHNVSQEPQQAFAIIGGAVVCGTVLMAAITLLVVFLYRRRCMFKGDYSTKKQILGNGYSKAGSVPSHPSLPHSLPFSEDSDEEKKLELYRGCSILGRSVGEFHDCSDSRMKAYHMGLIEDHERCGHSEQTYIYDYGSEVEVSVDMIPQMDGSVISKEEWYV, encoded by the exons ATGATGTTTATGAAATTGCTTCTTCCACTGATGTCCATCGTCTTGATACGAG GTGTTCACGGTCAGATGGTCCAGATGGACAGCAGTAAGTCAGGATTTGTGGGCTCACAGGTAGAGCTACGCTGTCAGTTTGTCAACAGCAACCCACCTGTTAAAATCTCACAGGTCACCTGGCAGAAGCTGGTCAATGGCACTAAGCAGAATGTTGCCATCGCCAATCCAGCCCTGGGGGTGTCAGTACTGAGCCCCTTCAGAGAGCGTGTACGCTTCAAGAACCCTGCCATCCGCCAGCGCACGCCTTCCCTGGAGGACACCACTATAGTCTTCAACAAACTAAAACTGTCGGATGAATCCACCTACATCTGCGAGTACACAACCTTCCCAGCTGGCAACAGGGAGAGCATGGTTAATCTCACTGTTTATG CTCGCCCTATGATCCAGATGAGTCTTTCCACACCCTCCATAGTGGCGGGAACCAAAGATCTGAAGATGACTGTTGCCACATGTGTTTCTGCCAATGGGAAGCCACCCAGTGTGATCACATGGGAAACTGATTTAGATGGAGAATCTAACACCCAAGAGATACGCAACCCTGATGGGACCGTCACAGTGCGCAGTGATTATTTGGTGGTTCCCAGTCGAGAAATACACCAACAGCTGCTCACCTGTGTCTCCACATATAAAGATGAACAATACACTGACAGTGTAACGCTCAACATTCAGT ATGAACCCGAGGTGATAATAGAAGGCTTCGATGGGAACTGGTATTTGAACCGAGAAAACGTTCAGCTCACCTGCTTGGCTGATGCCAACCCACCCATCTCATTGTTTCAGTGGAgata CTTGAATGGAACTATGCCGAGTACAGCAGAGCTTCGTGATGATGTGCTGATCTTTAAAGGTCCTGTAACCTATGACATCGCAGGCACATATGTCTGTGACGCCAGCAACAGCATTGGGACAGGCTCTGCATCCGTTGAGGTCATTGTCACAG AATTCCCTAGCAACCCACACAATGTTTCTCAGGAGCCACAGCAAGCTTTTGCCATCATTGGTGGAGCTGTTGTTTGTGGCACAGTGCTGATGGCCGCCATTACGCTCCTGGTAGTGTTTTTATATCGCCGGAGATGCATGTTTAAAGGAGATTACAGTACCAAGAAGCAAATCCTTGGAAATGGTTACAGCAAGGCTGGCAGCGTGCCGTCACACCCCTCATTACCTCACAGTCTGCCCTTCTCCGAAGACTCAGATGAAGAGAAGAAGCTGGAACTTTACAGAGGCTGCAGTATCTTAGGAAGAAGTGTTGGGGAGTTCCACGACTGCAGTGACAGCAGGATGAAGGCCTACCACATGGGACTGATCGAGGACCATGAGAGATGCGGACATAGTGAGCAGACTTACATTTATGATTACGGATCTGAGGTGGAGGTCTCAGTGGACATGATTCCTCAGATGGATGGCTCTGTCATCTCTAAAGAAGAGTGGTATGTGTAG
- the LOC132116707 gene encoding thy-1 membrane glycoprotein-like isoform X1: protein MVHLAEETKHFKMQRFAMNTINSLFGWSLALGVLMIPVLCQDEESVITVCQEEDNDLRVDCLLEPRHNYHTDYEFSMSKGQKEIIINTNISGIMPEPKFRHNTFVTELEPYGFRLTIMSFTVTENTTFICKVTKIQKTLFVELDSIEPCSAISVFLLGYPWLNLLVPLCISQLWEAF from the exons ATGGTCCACCTAGCCGAGGAgactaaacattttaaaatgcag AGGTTTGCAATGAATACAATTAACTCTTTGTTTGGGTGGAGTCTGGCTCTGGGAG TTCTGATGATCCCAGTGTTGTGTCAGGATGAAGAGAGTGTAATTACAGTATGCCAAGAGGAAGATAATGACCTCAGAGTGGACTGCCTTCTGGAGCCCAGACACAACTACCACACAGACTATGAGTTCTCCATGTCTAAAGGCCAGAAGGAGATCATCATAAACACCAACATCTCTGGAATAATGCCTGAACCCAAGTTCAGGCACAACACGTTTGTGACAGAGCTTGAGCCATATGGATTCAGGCTGACCATTATGAGCTTCACCGTCACTGAGAATACAACGTTCATCTGTAAAGTAACCAAGATCCAGAAGACTCTGTTTGTTGAACTGG ACAGCATCGAGCCCTGCTCTGCCATCAGTGTGTTTCTACTGGGTTACCCTTGGCTCAATCTTCTGGTTCCTCTGTGCATCTCACAGCTTTGGGAAGCCTTTTAA
- the LOC132116707 gene encoding thy-1 membrane glycoprotein-like isoform X2, which yields MNTINSLFGWSLALGVLMIPVLCQDEESVITVCQEEDNDLRVDCLLEPRHNYHTDYEFSMSKGQKEIIINTNISGIMPEPKFRHNTFVTELEPYGFRLTIMSFTVTENTTFICKVTKIQKTLFVELDSIEPCSAISVFLLGYPWLNLLVPLCISQLWEAF from the exons ATGAATACAATTAACTCTTTGTTTGGGTGGAGTCTGGCTCTGGGAG TTCTGATGATCCCAGTGTTGTGTCAGGATGAAGAGAGTGTAATTACAGTATGCCAAGAGGAAGATAATGACCTCAGAGTGGACTGCCTTCTGGAGCCCAGACACAACTACCACACAGACTATGAGTTCTCCATGTCTAAAGGCCAGAAGGAGATCATCATAAACACCAACATCTCTGGAATAATGCCTGAACCCAAGTTCAGGCACAACACGTTTGTGACAGAGCTTGAGCCATATGGATTCAGGCTGACCATTATGAGCTTCACCGTCACTGAGAATACAACGTTCATCTGTAAAGTAACCAAGATCCAGAAGACTCTGTTTGTTGAACTGG ACAGCATCGAGCCCTGCTCTGCCATCAGTGTGTTTCTACTGGGTTACCCTTGGCTCAATCTTCTGGTTCCTCTGTGCATCTCACAGCTTTGGGAAGCCTTTTAA